A stretch of the Thiocystis violascens DSM 198 genome encodes the following:
- a CDS encoding RNB domain-containing ribonuclease codes for MLIRFLEQVKRALSIYQANPPIDSLVLYKIRPARVVSIGEKIEIELDGGHSKRVRAKDVELLHPGPLRSLSELAPQQGELTEAWELLEGSETTLKDLAELAFNAFTPATAWAAWQLVAEGLTFTGRPQAIQARTRELVEREQAERAARDAAERDWKAFLERMAAACPAPEDTHRLGEVERLALGQSEHSRILEALGHQQTPGNAHRTLVQVGYWERNHNPYPVRCGAPTQDPDLPVPELPEEDRIDLTHLSAYAIDDEGNQDPDDALSLDGERLWVHVADVAALIDPDSDLEREARARGANLYLPERIVNMLPSAVTDRLGLGLQPVSPALSFGFRCGDAGEIEAIEVCRSWVRVERLSYDVVETQLDTAPFAALRTIANRFRDRRSAQGATSLELPEVSVRVVDGQVVIRPLPRLKSRAMVMDAMLMAGEAAARFCLDQGIPIPFATQPPPENGDEATDLAAMYARRRCFKPTRLSVEPESHAGLGLPLYTRATSPLRRYSDLLVHQQIRAWLGGREPRSAQRIMECSGEADTASIAIRRGERLSNQHWKLLFLRDNPNWKGEGIVVGREDRKVILLLPELAMEARVRVRDEVELNQRLRLAVGEIDVAELTASFRILG; via the coding sequence ATGTTGATTAGGTTTTTGGAACAGGTTAAACGCGCCTTGTCGATTTATCAGGCCAATCCACCCATAGACAGTCTCGTGCTCTACAAGATCCGCCCGGCGCGGGTCGTGAGCATCGGCGAGAAGATCGAGATCGAACTCGATGGCGGGCACAGTAAGCGGGTGCGCGCCAAGGATGTCGAACTGCTCCATCCCGGCCCCTTGCGCAGTCTGTCCGAGCTGGCGCCGCAGCAGGGCGAGTTGACCGAGGCATGGGAACTCCTGGAAGGGAGCGAAACCACCCTGAAGGATCTGGCCGAACTGGCCTTCAACGCCTTTACGCCCGCCACCGCCTGGGCCGCCTGGCAACTCGTGGCCGAGGGCTTGACCTTTACCGGCAGGCCGCAAGCGATCCAGGCCCGCACCCGCGAACTGGTCGAACGCGAGCAGGCCGAGCGCGCCGCGAGGGACGCAGCCGAGCGCGACTGGAAAGCCTTTCTGGAGCGTATGGCGGCGGCCTGTCCGGCACCGGAAGACACCCATCGTCTGGGTGAGGTCGAACGACTGGCGCTCGGTCAGTCGGAGCATAGCCGTATCCTCGAAGCGCTCGGCCATCAACAGACGCCGGGCAATGCGCATCGAACGCTGGTGCAGGTCGGCTACTGGGAGCGCAACCACAATCCCTATCCGGTGCGCTGTGGCGCGCCCACCCAGGATCCGGATCTCCCGGTCCCAGAGTTGCCAGAAGAGGATCGGATCGATCTCACCCATCTGTCCGCCTATGCCATCGACGACGAAGGCAACCAGGATCCGGACGATGCGCTGAGTCTCGATGGCGAGCGGCTCTGGGTGCATGTCGCCGACGTGGCCGCGCTGATCGATCCGGACAGCGATCTGGAACGCGAGGCGCGCGCGCGCGGGGCGAATCTTTATCTTCCCGAGCGGATCGTCAACATGCTCCCGAGCGCCGTGACCGACCGGCTGGGGCTTGGTCTCCAGCCGGTCTCGCCAGCGCTGTCCTTCGGTTTCCGCTGCGGGGATGCCGGTGAAATCGAGGCGATCGAGGTATGTCGGAGTTGGGTGCGGGTCGAGCGGTTGAGCTATGACGTGGTCGAGACGCAACTGGATACGGCGCCATTCGCCGCGCTCCGCACGATCGCCAACCGTTTTCGGGATCGCCGCTCGGCGCAGGGCGCGACCAGTCTGGAGCTACCGGAGGTCAGTGTGCGTGTCGTCGACGGGCAGGTGGTCATCCGTCCGCTGCCAAGACTCAAAAGCCGCGCTATGGTCATGGATGCGATGCTGATGGCCGGCGAGGCTGCGGCGCGTTTTTGTCTCGATCAGGGTATCCCGATCCCGTTCGCGACCCAGCCCCCGCCTGAGAATGGCGATGAGGCGACCGATCTCGCGGCGATGTACGCGCGGCGACGCTGTTTCAAACCGACCCGTCTATCGGTCGAACCGGAGTCCCATGCCGGTCTCGGTCTGCCACTCTATACCCGCGCCACGAGTCCGCTGCGGCGCTACTCGGATTTGCTGGTGCATCAGCAGATTCGTGCCTGGCTAGGCGGCCGCGAGCCGCGATCGGCGCAACGGATCATGGAATGCAGCGGCGAGGCAGACACCGCATCCATCGCCATTCGGCGTGGCGAACGTCTCTCGAATCAGCACTGGAAGCTGCTGTTTTTAAGGGATAATCCAAATTGGAAAGGGGAGGGGATCGTGGTTGGTCGCGAGGATCGCAAAGTGATTTTGCTGCTGCCCGAGTTGGCCATGGAGGCGCGCGTCAGGGTTCGCGACGAGGTGGAACTGAATCAACGTCTGCGGCTTGCGGTGGGTGAGATCGACGTCGCGGAACTCACAGCGAGCTTTCGGATTCTCGGTTAA
- a CDS encoding enoyl-ACP reductase FabI codes for MGFLQDKRILITGVASNRSIAWGCAEAMRREGAQIALTYQNEKLKSRVTDFAAQLGSDIVLPLDVSTDRQIAHFFAELEERWDGLDAIVHSIAFAPKHELEGDYVDALTRDGFTTAHEISSYSFAALAKASRPLMEGRNGALLTMTFLGSVRAVPYYNVMGLAKASLEANVRYLAASLGPKGTRVNAISAGPVYTLAAAGISHFRAMLNQVEKHTPLRRTVTTEEVGNAAAFLCSDLASGITGDILYVDTGFNILGLG; via the coding sequence ATGGGGTTTCTTCAAGACAAGCGTATCCTGATCACCGGCGTGGCGAGCAACCGCTCAATTGCCTGGGGTTGCGCCGAGGCCATGCGCCGCGAGGGCGCTCAGATCGCCCTGACCTACCAAAACGAGAAGCTTAAGTCTCGCGTCACGGACTTTGCCGCTCAATTGGGGTCGGACATCGTCCTGCCGCTTGACGTGAGCACCGACCGGCAGATCGCTCACTTTTTCGCGGAGTTGGAAGAACGCTGGGACGGCCTGGACGCCATCGTCCATTCCATTGCCTTTGCCCCCAAGCATGAATTGGAAGGCGATTACGTGGACGCGCTGACCCGGGACGGCTTCACCACCGCACACGAGATCTCTTCCTACAGCTTCGCCGCCCTCGCTAAGGCCAGTCGGCCCTTGATGGAAGGACGCAACGGCGCGCTGCTCACCATGACCTTTCTTGGATCCGTGCGGGCCGTGCCCTACTACAACGTGATGGGGCTCGCCAAGGCCAGTTTGGAGGCCAACGTCCGCTATCTGGCCGCCTCGCTCGGTCCCAAGGGAACCCGTGTCAACGCCATTTCGGCGGGACCGGTCTATACCCTAGCCGCAGCTGGGATCTCGCATTTCCGCGCGATGTTGAATCAGGTGGAGAAACACACCCCGCTGAGACGCACCGTGACCACCGAGGAAGTCGGGAACGCCGCCGCTTTTCTGTGCTCGGATCTGGCGAGCGGGATCACCGGGGACATTCTGTACGTGGATACCGGGTTCAACATTCTGGGTTTGGGGTGA
- a CDS encoding ABC transporter ATP-binding protein encodes MTDPLLQVEGLTTQLGAVERPARVVDGLDFTIRAGETFALLGESGCGKSMTALSLMRLLPPSGRIVAGSVRLNGIDLPRLTETEMRRIRGGRMAMIFQEPQTSLNPVLTVGDQIAEAVRVHEGRSRNQVPARVVELLRAVGIPDPEQRVGEYPHQLSGGMKQRIMIAMALAGDPRLLIADEPTTALDVTIQAQVLRLLKDLQRDTGMAVLLITHDLSVVAETADRLAVMYAGQLVETATVADFFAAPAHPYSRRLMESLPSADKRSGRLAVIPGRVPPLETVFRGCRFADRCPAVMDICRQEPPRWLDICEGRGVRCHLWNSGRRSEVSDSWSEPGSATAAEPRAREDELLLRATDLKVHFPIQRGVLRRVVGYVKAVDGVSLELRAGQTLALVGESGCGKTTAGKGILQLIPPTGGSIRYRDQELVGLGHRSMRAFRKDLQIIFQDPYASMNPRMLVGDVIGEGLQSLGIEPRRANRMRRVAELLELVGMDPASAQRYPHEFSGGQRQRICIARALAVEPRIIVCDEPTSALDVSVQAQILNLLKDLQDRLGLAYLFITHNLSVVAYLAHEVAVMYLGRVVEQGWVDEILDDPRHPYTRALLSAVPVIDPAQRRQVIRLEGDMPSPAHPPAGCHFHPRCPEALADCANAYPTQTRLSDSRRVHCFLAEVRAEARNPSCQQDAS; translated from the coding sequence ATGACCGATCCCCTGCTTCAAGTCGAAGGTCTGACCACCCAGCTCGGCGCCGTCGAGCGCCCGGCGAGGGTGGTCGATGGACTGGATTTCACGATTCGCGCGGGCGAGACCTTCGCGCTGCTCGGCGAATCGGGTTGCGGTAAATCCATGACCGCACTCTCGCTGATGCGACTCCTGCCACCCTCGGGCCGCATCGTCGCGGGCTCGGTTCGGCTCAACGGGATCGATCTGCCGCGTCTGACCGAGACCGAGATGCGCCGCATCCGTGGCGGTCGCATGGCGATGATCTTTCAGGAACCCCAAACCTCGCTGAATCCGGTGCTGACGGTCGGCGATCAGATCGCCGAGGCGGTGCGGGTCCATGAAGGCCGCTCGCGCAATCAGGTGCCGGCGCGGGTCGTCGAATTGCTGCGGGCCGTGGGCATTCCAGATCCCGAGCAACGGGTCGGCGAGTACCCCCATCAGCTTTCCGGCGGCATGAAACAGCGCATCATGATCGCCATGGCGCTCGCCGGGGATCCGCGACTTCTGATCGCCGACGAGCCGACCACGGCGCTGGATGTCACGATTCAAGCGCAGGTGCTGCGCCTGCTGAAGGATCTTCAGCGCGACACCGGCATGGCCGTGCTGCTGATTACCCACGATCTGAGCGTGGTGGCCGAAACCGCCGATCGTCTGGCGGTGATGTATGCCGGCCAGCTCGTCGAAACCGCGACAGTGGCGGATTTTTTCGCAGCCCCAGCCCATCCCTACAGCCGCCGCTTGATGGAAAGCCTGCCGAGCGCTGACAAGCGCAGCGGACGGCTGGCCGTGATTCCAGGCCGGGTACCGCCGCTGGAGACGGTTTTTCGTGGCTGCCGGTTCGCCGATCGCTGTCCCGCGGTGATGGATATTTGCCGCCAGGAGCCGCCGCGCTGGCTGGACATCTGCGAGGGGCGGGGCGTGCGCTGCCATCTCTGGAACAGCGGTCGGCGGTCAGAGGTCAGCGATTCGTGGTCGGAGCCTGGGTCCGCGACCGCTGCCGAACCGCGCGCGAGGGAGGATGAGCTGCTGCTGCGCGCGACGGATTTGAAGGTCCACTTTCCGATTCAGCGTGGCGTTCTGCGACGGGTGGTCGGTTATGTCAAGGCCGTGGATGGCGTCTCGCTGGAACTGCGCGCCGGCCAAACCCTCGCTCTTGTCGGCGAGTCCGGCTGCGGCAAGACCACCGCCGGCAAGGGCATTCTGCAATTGATCCCGCCCACCGGCGGTTCGATCCGCTATCGTGACCAGGAATTGGTCGGACTGGGACATCGCTCGATGCGCGCCTTCCGCAAGGATCTGCAGATCATTTTTCAGGATCCCTATGCCTCCATGAACCCCCGCATGCTGGTGGGCGACGTGATCGGCGAGGGCTTGCAGTCCCTGGGGATCGAACCGCGCCGCGCCAACCGGATGCGCCGGGTGGCCGAATTGCTGGAGCTGGTCGGCATGGACCCCGCATCGGCGCAACGTTATCCGCACGAATTTTCCGGCGGGCAGCGCCAACGCATCTGTATCGCCCGCGCATTGGCGGTGGAGCCACGGATCATCGTCTGCGACGAACCCACCAGCGCCCTGGATGTCTCCGTCCAGGCGCAGATTCTGAATCTGCTGAAAGATCTTCAGGATCGGCTTGGACTCGCCTATCTCTTCATCACCCATAACCTTTCGGTGGTCGCCTATCTGGCCCATGAGGTCGCGGTCATGTACCTTGGGCGGGTGGTCGAGCAGGGGTGGGTCGACGAGATTCTGGACGATCCGCGCCATCCCTATACCCGCGCGCTGCTCTCGGCGGTTCCGGTGATCGACCCGGCGCAACGACGCCAGGTCATTCGGCTGGAAGGCGACATGCCGTCGCCGGCGCATCCGCCCGCGGGTTGTCATTTTCACCCCCGTTGTCCAGAGGCCCTCGCTGACTGCGCCAATGCCTATCCCACTCAGACACGCCTGAGCGATTCGCGGCGGGTGCACTGCTTCCTGGCCGAGGTGCGAGCGGAAGCACGGAATCCATCCTGTCAACAGGATGCGTCTTGA